In Microcaecilia unicolor chromosome 1, aMicUni1.1, whole genome shotgun sequence, the following are encoded in one genomic region:
- the LOC115462106 gene encoding zinc finger protein OZF-like, producing MAERTEVEPDSLLTAISFQESAKPQRKQSAFPADPPFSGNHPKDCIRENGTLQPEQSALTANPPFHGNHREKSFQEGITLKAELSGFTVDAAFQKKHHEGTFTPVSLSPQGPYRRDRPYPCSECGKSFRRKTDRVRHQRIHTGETPFSCTECGKSFNRKENLITHQKAHAGERPFPCSECGKCFLQKQHLLTHQKTHTAEKSFTCTQCGKTFIYRQHYITHQRIHTGERPFSCLECGKSFSCKTGLTTHQKVHSGDKPFACHECGKRFSEQLDVIIHQRMHTGDKPYTCMECGKSFSCKDYMVLHQRVHTGEGTFICAECGKSFINKQTFKVHQRTHTGEKPFTCIECGKSFILNTGLIRHQRIHTGERPYQCVACGKSFNQKGNLRTHEKIHTGGK from the coding sequence ATGGCAGAGAGGACAGAGGTGGAACCAGACAGCCTACTGACTGCCATTAGCTTCCAGGAGAGTGCTAAACCGCAGAGAAAGCAGAGTGCCTTCCCCGCAGACCCACCATTCTCTGGAAACCATCCCAAAGACTGCATCCGGGAGAACGGTACACTACAGCCAGAGCAGAGCGCCTTAACTGCAAACCCACCTTTCCATGGGAACCACCGTGAGAAAAGCTTCCAAGAGGGAATCACACTGAAAGCAGAGCTGAGTGGATTCACAGTGGACGCAGCGTTCCAGAAGAAGCACCATGAGGGCACCTTCACTCCAGTGTCCCTGAGCCCGCAGGGCCCATACAGACGGGATCGGCCATACCCCTGTTCCGAGTGTGGGAAAAGCTTCCGTCGAAAAACCGACCGGGTGAGGCATCAGAGGATCCACACTGGGGAGACTCCATTTTCATGCACAGAATGTGGGAAGAGCTTCAACCGGAAGGAAAACCTTATCACACACCAAAAGGCTCACGCGGGGGAGAGGCCCTTCCCCTGTTCAGAATGTGGGAAGTGCTTCCTGCAAAAACAGCATCTCCTCACCCACCAAAAGACGCACACAGCGGAGAAATCCTTCACCTGCACACAGTGTGGCAAGACCTTCATCTACCGGCAGCATTACATCACCCACCAGCGTATTCACACCGGAGAGAGACCGTTCTCTTGTCTGGAGTGTGGAAAGAGCTTTAGCTGCAAGACTGGCCTGACCACCCACCAGAAGGTCCACTCTGGTGATAAGCcctttgcctgccatgagtgcggAAAGCGGTTCAGCGAGCAGCTCGACGTCATCATCCACCAGCGCATGCACACGGGGGATAAACCGTATACCTGCATGGAATGCGGAAAGAGCTTCAGCTGCAAAGACTACATGGTACTGCATCAAAGGGTGCACACTGGTGAGGGGACCTTTATCTGTGCCGAATGCGGCAAGAGCTTCATCAACAAGCAGACCTTCAAGGTGCATCAAAGGACCCACACGGGCGAGAAACCCTTCACTTGCATCGAGTGTGGGAAGAGCTTTATTCTGAATACAGGCCTGATCCGGCATCAACGCATCCATACTGGAGAGAGGCCCTACCAATGTGTTGCCTGTGGCAAGAGCTTTAACCAAAAGGGCAACCTAAGAACCCATGAGAAAATTCATACTGGTGGAAAATGA